The following is a genomic window from Polaribacter atrinae.
ATAAATTGACTTTAAGCTACCAAAACAGACCTGTGTTTCAAAATATAAATAATCAACTTAAAGTTGATGAACGCAAAGGAATGGCTGTATTACAATATCAAATTACAATTAATTAAAAAAAGAAATAATCGTTTACAAAGATCAAATCTGAAGTTTTTAAATCATTAAAAACTTACTTTTTTACCCATCAACCAAACTTTCTAAAGCATAAAACAATCTATTAGCTGCATTGTCTTGTGATCCAAAAATAGAACGAAACAATTCTCCTTTTTCTGATATCAATACCCATTGCGGAGTTCCTTCTGCTTTAAATTGATCGTAAACTTTGTGGTTTTTATCAATATAAATAGGAAATGGATTTTCGCCACTGGTAAAAATACTTTTAATATTGGCTTTTGTTCCTTCTCTATTTATAAAATCGGCATGAATACCAGCCACTTGAATTGAGGGATATTTCTGTTGAAAATCATAAGCCAACGGAATAGCACGTCCTGTACACCCCAAACAATCATTGTTGTAAAAAATCAATAGTAAAACTTTACTTTTATAAGCTGTCATTAAATCTACAGAAATGCCATCTAAATCTAAAACGGGAATGGATTGTATGGTAGTATTCATTATTAATATCTTTGTTTTTAATACTCTTTACAAATTTAGTGTTTCGTCGTTTATATTAACAAAACATTACCTTAAAAACGGACTAATTTCTGTAATTTTGTGGCAGTAAAAACGACTTTATATTTCTAATATAATTATTGATTATACATATTATGAAAACTGAAAATACCGCTTATTCCATTTTAGACCTTGCATTAGTTTCTAAAGACCATACATTAAAAGAAACCTTTAACAATGTGTTAGCATTGGCACAAAATGCCGAAACATTTGGGTACACACGGTATTGGTTAGCAGAACATCATAATTCTACAAATATAGGTAGTATTGCTACTTCTATTTTAATTGGGTATGCTGCACAAGGTACCAAAACGCTTCGTATTGGTTCTGGCGGAATTATGTTACCCAATCATTCGCCTTTAATTGTTGCAGAACAATTTGGAACCTTAGGTTCTTTATATCCGAATAGAATAGATTTAGGTTTGGGAAGAGCACCAGGAACGGACAGAGAAACTGCACAAGCCATCCGTTCAGATTTTATGGAAGCTGCGCAATCTTTTCCGAATGAAATAGAAAAGATTCAAACCTATTTTTCTGTAGAAAATGAACATGCTAAAGTAAGAGCTACCGTTGCAGAAGGAGTAGACGTGCCGCTTTATATTTTAGGTTCTAGTACGGATAGTGCACATTTAGCTGCCAAAAAAGGATTGCCTTATGCATTTGCAAGTCATTTTGCAACCACCCATTTATGGGATGCTTTGGCCATTTATCGTAAAGAATTTAAACCTTCGGATGTTTTACAAAAACCGTATACCATTGTAGGTGTAAATATTATTATTGCAGATACCGATGAAGAGGCTGCCAATTTATCAACCTCATTAATTAGAATGATTGTTGGTTTGTTTACGGGTAAACGAGATTTTGTGCAACCACCAACTGCCATGACAGAATACTATAAAGAGATATTACAAAACCCGCAAGTGCATCAAATGTTGAAGTATTCTTTTATAGGAAGTAAAGCAACCGTAAAAGCACAAGTAAAAGAGTTTTTAGAACAAACTGGGGCAGATGAATTAATTGCAGTAACTAATATTTATGGCATTAAAGATAGAATTCGCTCTTATGAGTTGTTTGCAGAAATAATGAAAGAATTAAATTCATAATTGCGTAATAATAAAGTAGCTTCAGAAGTATTTATGAAGTATATTTA
Proteins encoded in this region:
- a CDS encoding TlpA family protein disulfide reductase; translation: MNTTIQSIPVLDLDGISVDLMTAYKSKVLLLIFYNNDCLGCTGRAIPLAYDFQQKYPSIQVAGIHADFINREGTKANIKSIFTSGENPFPIYIDKNHKVYDQFKAEGTPQWVLISEKGELFRSIFGSQDNAANRLFYALESLVDG
- a CDS encoding LLM class flavin-dependent oxidoreductase, whose protein sequence is MKTENTAYSILDLALVSKDHTLKETFNNVLALAQNAETFGYTRYWLAEHHNSTNIGSIATSILIGYAAQGTKTLRIGSGGIMLPNHSPLIVAEQFGTLGSLYPNRIDLGLGRAPGTDRETAQAIRSDFMEAAQSFPNEIEKIQTYFSVENEHAKVRATVAEGVDVPLYILGSSTDSAHLAAKKGLPYAFASHFATTHLWDALAIYRKEFKPSDVLQKPYTIVGVNIIIADTDEEAANLSTSLIRMIVGLFTGKRDFVQPPTAMTEYYKEILQNPQVHQMLKYSFIGSKATVKAQVKEFLEQTGADELIAVTNIYGIKDRIRSYELFAEIMKELNS